From Pleurocapsa sp. PCC 7319:
GGCTGGGCGCAGGTGAATGGTCGTCGTCAATTAGATGGAGATTGGGAAAAAAAATTTCAACTCGATGTTTGGTATATCAATAACTGGAGCCTCTGGCTCGACTGGAAAATTCTTTGGTTGACTGTATTTGCCGTGATCGGGCAAAAAGATATTAGTCAGGAAGGTCACACTACAGGAGAAGAATTTTTCAACAACAAAGAATCTCTTTAGCGTTTCTCAATTTTTCAATACAAATTTTAAGATCATATTTATTGGTAAATAATCATGAATAGATGGGAAGTTGGTTCCGAATTTGAGTGGTCTAACCGATTTTTAAAGTCCACAGTAGACTCTACTTGGTTGCCTGATACTTATGAATTGTATTCTACAGGAACTGCCTCTATTTTGGCGGTTTACCACCTATTCGTGCAGCAACAGAAACGACCTGCAAGAATTCATTTGCCCTCATTTTACTGTATGAGCGTTGCCGCCAAATTGAGAAAATTTTTGCAGGTTTTTTGGTATCAGGACATTCCTACCCAACCAGCTCCTAATTTTAAATCTTTGCAAACTCAACCAGGAGATTTAGTAGTTGCCTTTAATATCTTTGGCATTAGAAGTAATCAACCCTGGTTAGAATGGAGTGCTGCTCATCCAGAAGTAACTCTAATTGAAGACCATAGCCACGATCCTTTTTCCGACTGGGCAAAACAGAGCAAAGCTGATTATGCCATATCTTCCTTGCGTAAAACATTACCCATTCCTGATGGTGGGATTTTATGGTCGCCCCAGAATTTACCTTTGTTCACCGCTTGGGGTCAAGAATCATTAGGAGCATACAAAAGACTTACTGCAATGCTACTCAAACGAGCTTACTTAAAGAATAATAATGTGGCAAAAGATGCTTATCGGCAATTAGAACTTGAAAGCCATGGTGAAATGGGTTTTATTGAAGATACAGTGGTTTCTAGCTTTACCGCCAAGATTTTACCTTGTCTAGATGTGGTCAACATGCGATCGCGCCGAGCCGAAAATATCAATAAATTTATTCATCTCAGCTTAAACAATCCCAGTGACGATTGGGAACTACTATTTGATAGCTGGGGACCAGGGAATGTTCCTCTAAACAGCGTAATTGTTTGCCACACTGGTGAAATTAGAAATGCCCTTAGAAAGTATCTGATCGAACATAATATTTATACCGCTGTACATTGGAAACAGCCAGATGAAGGAATTTCTTCAGAAGATCCCTTGACTCTCGATCTAGCTCAACGCATTCTTACTATTCCTAACGACCACAGGTACGACACAGAAGATATTGTAAGAATGTTCAACACGATCTCCGCTTTTACTATTTAAAATTTAAATCAATTTTTAACAGTGTGAGTGAGAACTCCCCCACTTAGCGCTAGCAAGTGGCGGGATGAGATACGAACTTAGCAACTTAGCTAAATGAATATAAGTGGTTAGATTAATCTTACCGAAAGCTTTATCTAACATGAGTTTTAGTCGTTATATAATTGTTATTTTTAGATAATATGACCTGCTTGGCGAGGTCATAGCAGTTCATTCACGATTTTCCAAAAATATGTCAACCGAAAGTTTAGTTTCTAGTTTATCTCCCAAACAAATGGCTTTCTTACCTACCGAAGTCGATATTGCTTTTTACGAGGAGCATGGTTGGTATACTACTCCGCCCATTCTCTCCAAAGCAATAATCGATACAGCAATTGTAGGAAGCCAGAGATATTATGCTGGCGAACGGGATTTTACTTTGCCTCATCAAACAGGATTTGTCGATTGGAAATCTGAAGAAAGTACTGTTTTACGGAACAATGAATTTGTTTGCTTGCAAAATCGAGAATTACAACAGTTAGGATTCGAGTCAATTATTGCTGCGATCGCGGCTCGTTTGGCAAGAACAAAACAGATTCGGATGTTTGCTGATTCTTTACTGTGCAAGCTTCCTTCTCAGAAACAAAATCGAGGAGTGGTAGGCTGGCATACCGATAAATCTTATTGGCCGACCTGTAGTTCCAATCGATTATTAACTGCTTGGATACCTTTTCAAGATTGTGATAAATCTCTCGGTCCATTAGTAATGATTGATCGCAGTCATAAATGGTCCGAAAGCAAAAATCTCAAAAATTTTTATGAAAATAATTTACAGGAATTAGAAGCTTATATGCGATCTCAAGGAAGAGATTTTGTTAAAGTTCCTATGACACTTAAAAAAGGACAAGTTAGCTTCCACAATTGCAACACTATTCATGGCAGTTATCTTAACTCTAGCAATTCTAAACGCTTGGCTTTAGCCGTACATATGCAAGACTACGATAATTGCTACCAAGAGGTATTAGACTGTCAAGGAAAGCCAATTCACATTGGTTATGATCGCCTTTGTCGCCAATTACCTAACGGCAATCCTGACTATAGCGATCCCCAATTTTTTCCTCTACTGTGGACTGAATAAAGCGGTTCTTTAAGCGATAAGGTACATTAGGCAAATTTTTAAAATCAAAGTAAACTTTTTTCCCTTGGGAGCACATCAAACATATCGATACAAATGAACTATACTATTGCTAACTGCTAGTTACAACTGAGGAATTATCTACTCGGTTCAAACTTTCTGACAAAACTGACATGCTCCTTCTCCCTTTAAACCTTTTCCCAATTTAAAAGATTACTGTACTTCGCCAAATCGAGAATCGCTGTAATCATTAAAACTATTTCAAATTTCAAGACATAACATTAATCTTAACTTTATAATCGATGCTTAGAAAAATTCTCGATTTAGATAAACCTTTGTGGCGAGAAACGCTACAGCAAATACGTCACGATGTTTATCATTTACCCGAATACGTAGCCTTAGAAGCTAAACGAACTAACACCTCACCACAAGCGATTGTTATAACCGAAAATGATAGTATTTTCTTCGTTCCTTACTTACTTCGTTCCTGTGAAGACATTGTTTCTTCAACAAATGTACAACCCGTGTTTGATGTAATTTCTCCCTATGGCTATCCTGGTATTTTATTAAATGAAGCTGCCAAACACAATTCTGATTTTCCCGATCTAGCCTTCAAAGAATTTAAGCAAGTTTTAAAATCCCAAGGAGTATGTTCGGCTTTTTTAAGATTACATCCTATCTTGGGAGAAAATTTTGCTAATATTTTTCCCCAAAATACTTTTCAAGAAAATGGAAAAACTGTCTCGGTCAACTTAACTTTAGATGAAGAGAAGATTTGGGCAAAAACTCGTAAAGGTCATCAAAGCACCATCAATAAGTGTATTAGATTAGGGTTAACCGCCAGAATAGTTTCATTTGCAGATTACATAGATGAATTTATTTCTATCTACGAAGAAACAATGGATCGGGTTAAAGCCAAAGGAGTCTACTATTTTAGCCGTGACTACTTTCAAGGTTTACTCAAACTAGGAGATAAACTACACTTGGGAATTGTAGAATCTGAAGGAAATATAGTTTGTGCTAGTTTATTTTTTGAATCATGTGGAATCGTTCAAGCCCATCTAGGTGGGACAAAGACCGAATTTCTCAAGCAATCTCCCTTTAACTTGTTGCTACATCATATGCGTTTGTGGGCGAAAGCAAGGGGCAACCAATATTTACATATAGGTGGTGGTGTAGGTGGTAAGAAAGATAATTTATATACCTTTAAATCGGGCTTTTCTAAACAAAGACATGAATTTTTGACCTTAAGATCGGTAATTGATAATAATAACTACAACAATCTGATTGAATTTAGAGCCCAATCGATTAATAAATCTGTAGAAGATTTAAAGAAATCTCAGTTTTTTCCTGCTTATCGTGCAAGCTAAATTTTTCTAGCTTACTGATTATTTAAAGTATTAAAATCAGTACTTGATAACTTAGGAGGTGTATATACTTTGAATCCACTCCCATTCTTTAGTTAAACCTTCTGTTAAAGACACTTGGGGAGAATAACCCAAAATCTGCTTGGCTTTAGAAATATCAGCACTGGTATGACGGGCATCTCCTACTGCTCGCTCAACGTAATTTTTACGAATTGGTCGCCCAATAACTTGCTCCATAATAGTTAAGAGCTCAATTAGAGTAACTCTGCTACCGCCACCAATATTAAAAGCTTCGCCAATAGCTTCTGGTATTTCTCCCGCAGCTAGATTAGCTGCTACGGCATCACTAACAAAAGTATAGTCTCTGGTTTGCTTTCCATCTCCATAGATAGAGATCGGTTCATCATTAATAGCTGCTTTAAAAAACTTGTGAAAAGCCATGTCAGGACGTTGACGATGTCCATAAACCGTAAAATATCGTAATGCTGTGGCAGGTACACCAAAATTTTGCTGGTATAGCCAGCATAAACGTTCACCAGCTAATTTGGTAATGCCATAGGGGGAAACTGGTTGAGGACATAAAGTTTCGGGAGTAGGCATAGTTGCCGCGTTGCCATAAATTGAGGAACTAGAAGCATAGACAATTCTCTGTAATGACTTCACTTGTTTAGCTGCTTCTAAAATGACTTGGGTAGCATTAAGATTCCTGGCTGTATAGTTAAAAAAATTCTTCCCCCAACTAGCTCGAACTCCTGCCTGTGCAGCCTGATGATATACAACATCCACCGTCTGTAAAAGCTCTTGCCAATTTAACTCCTGAATATCAGCTTGAATTAACTTAAAGTTGGGATATTGTTGAAGATTAACAATATTTTGGTGTTTGAGTTTAGGATCGTAGTAATCATTAAACTGATCGATACCTATTATGCCATCCCCTTGTTTTAGTATAGTTTCAGCTAAGTGAGAGCCAATGAATCCCGCAACACCTGTAACAATATGAGTATTCATGACGATCAGTTTGAGATTAATAAAGCTCTTGAATGCTAGATTAGACCAATTTACATTATTGTCATTATTGTCATTGTCAAGAACTCTAATTTGTGATTTATATCCTACTCTAGATGTTGATTTGCTGTGTTGATATTAATTAATTTCTAACTATCAAATTCTTTTGCCATTAAAAATTTGAAACTAG
This genomic window contains:
- a CDS encoding phytanoyl-CoA dioxygenase family protein — its product is MSTESLVSSLSPKQMAFLPTEVDIAFYEEHGWYTTPPILSKAIIDTAIVGSQRYYAGERDFTLPHQTGFVDWKSEESTVLRNNEFVCLQNRELQQLGFESIIAAIAARLARTKQIRMFADSLLCKLPSQKQNRGVVGWHTDKSYWPTCSSNRLLTAWIPFQDCDKSLGPLVMIDRSHKWSESKNLKNFYENNLQELEAYMRSQGRDFVKVPMTLKKGQVSFHNCNTIHGSYLNSSNSKRLALAVHMQDYDNCYQEVLDCQGKPIHIGYDRLCRQLPNGNPDYSDPQFFPLLWTE
- a CDS encoding GNAT family N-acetyltransferase — encoded protein: MLRKILDLDKPLWRETLQQIRHDVYHLPEYVALEAKRTNTSPQAIVITENDSIFFVPYLLRSCEDIVSSTNVQPVFDVISPYGYPGILLNEAAKHNSDFPDLAFKEFKQVLKSQGVCSAFLRLHPILGENFANIFPQNTFQENGKTVSVNLTLDEEKIWAKTRKGHQSTINKCIRLGLTARIVSFADYIDEFISIYEETMDRVKAKGVYYFSRDYFQGLLKLGDKLHLGIVESEGNIVCASLFFESCGIVQAHLGGTKTEFLKQSPFNLLLHHMRLWAKARGNQYLHIGGGVGGKKDNLYTFKSGFSKQRHEFLTLRSVIDNNNYNNLIEFRAQSINKSVEDLKKSQFFPAYRAS
- a CDS encoding NAD-dependent epimerase/dehydratase family protein; protein product: MNTHIVTGVAGFIGSHLAETILKQGDGIIGIDQFNDYYDPKLKHQNIVNLQQYPNFKLIQADIQELNWQELLQTVDVVYHQAAQAGVRASWGKNFFNYTARNLNATQVILEAAKQVKSLQRIVYASSSSIYGNAATMPTPETLCPQPVSPYGITKLAGERLCWLYQQNFGVPATALRYFTVYGHRQRPDMAFHKFFKAAINDEPISIYGDGKQTRDYTFVSDAVAANLAAGEIPEAIGEAFNIGGGSRVTLIELLTIMEQVIGRPIRKNYVERAVGDARHTSADISKAKQILGYSPQVSLTEGLTKEWEWIQSIYTS